A region from the Serinibacter arcticus genome encodes:
- a CDS encoding serine/threonine-protein kinase, translating into MGDVFAGRYELVDPLAEGGSGVVWRAWDRRNETYVAAKVLRQVDAASLVRFMREQSLRVAHAHVLAPTGWAGEDDRVLLTMPIVRGGSVATLVGDHGPLPLAWVATLLDQVLEALEVIHVLGLVHRDVKPANLLLDATGTGPPHLWLADFGVATSVDEPRLTQGPYALGTPGYLAPECLVVGWEPHPAADVYAAGMCALEMLVGRRPPSVGGVVDGDVALLLDEAPALSGGVDAAGEAESRAATLRALVLELTSREPGVRPTATAARERLVGLRPADGGDLVVATSEAPLDDVEVFDQLPPLPEGWGDGGRHAPTSAAPSSTAPALPTPPSPTPPDQPGATERVVATSARGEHAGAARLHGGPAGAVSPMSTPTPTPTPDPARSSVGPAVALVLGGILLIVAAILAFQI; encoded by the coding sequence GTGGGAGACGTGTTCGCGGGCCGGTACGAGCTGGTCGACCCTCTCGCCGAGGGCGGATCGGGTGTCGTCTGGCGGGCGTGGGACCGCCGGAACGAGACCTACGTCGCCGCGAAGGTGCTGCGTCAGGTCGACGCCGCCTCGCTCGTCCGCTTCATGCGCGAGCAGTCGCTGCGGGTCGCGCACGCGCACGTGCTCGCGCCGACCGGCTGGGCCGGTGAGGACGACCGCGTGCTCCTGACGATGCCGATCGTGCGGGGCGGGTCGGTCGCGACTCTCGTGGGGGACCACGGTCCGTTGCCGCTCGCCTGGGTGGCGACGCTGCTCGACCAGGTCCTCGAGGCGCTCGAGGTGATCCACGTGCTCGGGCTCGTGCACCGCGACGTGAAGCCCGCCAACCTGCTGCTCGACGCCACCGGCACCGGGCCGCCGCACCTGTGGCTGGCGGACTTCGGGGTCGCCACGAGCGTGGATGAGCCCCGGCTCACGCAGGGCCCGTACGCGCTCGGCACCCCCGGCTACCTCGCCCCCGAGTGCCTCGTCGTGGGGTGGGAGCCGCACCCGGCCGCCGACGTCTACGCCGCCGGGATGTGCGCGCTCGAGATGCTGGTGGGGCGGCGCCCCCCGAGCGTCGGCGGGGTGGTCGACGGCGACGTCGCCCTGCTGCTCGACGAGGCACCGGCGCTCTCGGGCGGGGTCGACGCGGCCGGTGAGGCCGAGTCTCGGGCGGCGACGCTGCGTGCCCTGGTGCTCGAGCTCACCTCGCGGGAGCCCGGCGTGCGTCCGACGGCGACGGCGGCGCGGGAGCGGCTGGTCGGGCTCCGCCCGGCCGACGGCGGGGACCTCGTCGTCGCCACGTCAGAGGCGCCGCTCGACGACGTCGAGGTGTTCGACCAGCTACCGCCGCTGCCGGAGGGGTGGGGCGACGGCGGGCGGCACGCGCCGACGTCAGCCGCACCGTCGTCGACCGCGCCGGCGCTGCCCACGCCGCCCTCCCCGACGCCTCCCGATCAGCCGGGCGCGACCGAGCGCGTCGTCGCCACGTCCGCCCGCGGCGAGCACGCGGGAGCCGCCCGCCTCCACGGCGGGCCGGCGGGCGCTGTGAGCCCCATGTCCACCCCCACCCCCACCCCCACGCCCGACCCCGCGCGCTCGTCGGTCGGCCCGGCGGTCGCCCTCGTGCTCGGCGGGATCCTCCTGATCGTCGCGGCGATCCTCGCGTTCCAGATCTGA
- a CDS encoding gluconokinase, producing MDSAHIVVMGVSGCGKSTVGEAVAERLGVPFADADDFHPEANVALMAGGTPLTDEQRWPWLDALVAWMAQQPAAPADPAGSPVRSVVACSALRRAYRDVLRTAPDGVAFVHLDVDDAELRRRVASRSEHFMPVTLLESQLATLEPLGDDEAGLTLSAGDDVPTLVSAVVTALEG from the coding sequence ATGGATTCGGCACACATCGTCGTGATGGGCGTGAGCGGCTGCGGCAAGTCGACCGTCGGGGAGGCGGTGGCCGAGCGACTCGGCGTCCCGTTCGCCGACGCCGACGACTTCCACCCCGAGGCCAACGTCGCGCTGATGGCGGGCGGCACACCGCTGACCGACGAGCAGCGCTGGCCGTGGCTCGACGCGCTGGTGGCCTGGATGGCGCAGCAGCCGGCCGCGCCGGCCGACCCCGCCGGCAGCCCCGTCCGGTCCGTGGTCGCCTGCTCGGCGCTGCGGCGCGCCTACCGGGACGTGCTCCGCACGGCGCCCGACGGCGTCGCGTTCGTCCACCTCGACGTCGACGACGCCGAGCTCCGCCGGCGCGTCGCGAGCCGGTCGGAGCACTTCATGCCGGTCACCCTGCTCGAGTCCCAGCTCGCGACCCTGGAGCCGCTCGGCGACGACGAGGCGGGCCTCACGCTCTCGGCGGGTGACGACGTCCCCACCCTCGTGAGCGCCGTCGTCACCGCCCTCGAGGGCTAG
- a CDS encoding helix-turn-helix domain-containing protein, whose protein sequence is MSQLDSATAERNRDAQRELYGEPLGDTFRRMLTTFGLNQTQLASVLGLSAPMLSQLIAGHRVKIGNPAVLERVRGLEELATLDSAETLTPAELAQRLEAVRTVTGHLTRTVGQAPSDPAAIVRHALREVASGRDLRQAALLLQVELPELAEFLLVCGTGSEDEARAHYGRVVRGG, encoded by the coding sequence GTGTCCCAGCTCGACTCCGCGACGGCGGAACGCAACCGCGACGCGCAGCGCGAGCTCTACGGCGAGCCGCTGGGCGACACGTTCCGTCGGATGCTCACGACCTTCGGCCTCAACCAGACGCAGCTGGCCTCCGTGCTGGGCCTCTCGGCGCCGATGCTCTCGCAGCTCATCGCGGGCCACCGGGTGAAGATCGGCAACCCCGCCGTCCTCGAACGGGTGCGGGGTCTGGAGGAGCTCGCGACGCTGGACTCGGCCGAGACCCTGACGCCCGCCGAGCTGGCGCAGCGGCTCGAGGCGGTGCGGACCGTCACGGGCCACCTCACCCGCACGGTCGGTCAGGCGCCGTCCGATCCCGCCGCGATCGTGCGGCACGCGCTGCGCGAGGTCGCGTCGGGCCGGGACCTGCGTCAGGCGGCGCTGCTGCTGCAGGTGGAGCTCCCCGAGCTCGCGGAGTTCCTGCTCGTCTGCGGGACCGGTTCCGAGGACGAGGCCCGCGCCCACTACGGGCGCGTGGTTCGCGGGGGCTGA
- a CDS encoding 2-phosphosulfolactate phosphatase, with amino-acid sequence MTEQADYQVRLAWGAAGLARLAPADVVVVVDVLDDATRELAAAASTGGAVVLRADLTNAAAVATACLAIQHERASRTSIAVVAAGDGGAFSSEDLLGAGAVVAALSERGTDHTSPEAAVACEAFAGLRRAVVHLVSASVAGRALAADGRGDEVAAAARLDSSTAVPRWSDGDWSPAPPA; translated from the coding sequence CAGGCCGACTACCAGGTGCGCCTCGCGTGGGGCGCCGCGGGGCTGGCGCGGCTCGCGCCGGCCGACGTGGTCGTCGTGGTGGACGTGCTCGACGACGCCACGCGCGAGCTCGCGGCGGCGGCGTCGACGGGCGGCGCCGTCGTGCTCCGCGCCGACCTCACGAACGCGGCCGCCGTCGCGACGGCGTGCCTCGCGATCCAGCACGAGCGCGCGTCGCGGACCTCGATCGCGGTCGTCGCGGCCGGCGACGGCGGAGCGTTCAGCTCCGAGGACCTGCTCGGCGCGGGGGCGGTGGTGGCGGCCCTGTCGGAGCGCGGCACGGACCACACCTCGCCCGAGGCCGCGGTGGCGTGCGAGGCGTTCGCGGGGCTGCGCCGTGCCGTCGTGCACCTCGTGTCGGCGAGCGTCGCGGGGCGCGCGCTGGCCGCCGACGGCCGGGGCGACGAGGTGGCCGCGGCCGCCCGCCTCGACTCGTCGACGGCGGTCCCGCGGTGGTCCGACGGCGACTGGTCGCCCGCACCACCCGCCTGA
- a CDS encoding vWA domain-containing protein, which translates to MSTPRLLGTVATAVALLAGLLAPVAATAAPDSGAAAEDAQLLVVLDSSSSMLEPASDGGTRADAAKNALLGVVDTLGEDERVGLRTFGATVVGLDDPASCTDSQLTVPIATDNRQALRDAANAYLPYGETPIGFALQQAGTDLTAAGSDVQRTVLLISDGESNCQPDPCAVARDLAAQGIDLTIHVVGFDVSGAARDALVCIANAGGGQYFDVTDTTGLTSVFEKVSTRAFRDFALDGQEVVGTADAPAAPTLTPGTRYITYLPAPGSALNYQIERTIPGSRLWVSLNATAQISAQSLLVEIYPDATAEGSRCDHDLSFPSTWGGSWSLTTMSLSSTSREECTAAGTQLLRVENWLDSTSADGAPAEVLVIEEPPVRSTDALPPFPAETTPWVEPAAVTPQPVLGGTTLSGATPVAAGSYRLDLMPGETALFRVPLDWGQSLQARSSADVGTSFTLFSPTRLAVTGSLVEPPIAEIDPDPTSPPRIAGLRTPPVTYLAREKTGTVEESMLLAGDYTLAVTRAVCGGCGQDPGPVPVILDVLVDGEVSGVPEYVEAAVTSSATPSPSVSTTASATPPPPGDSPTSSETPEASEDDGGLPVAVPVAVGVLGLALLGGGTWTLVRRRRSGA; encoded by the coding sequence ATGAGCACACCACGCCTCCTCGGAACGGTCGCCACCGCCGTCGCGCTCCTGGCCGGCCTGCTCGCACCCGTCGCTGCGACGGCGGCGCCCGACTCCGGCGCAGCAGCCGAGGACGCGCAGCTCCTCGTGGTCCTGGACTCCTCCTCCTCGATGCTCGAGCCCGCGAGCGACGGCGGCACCCGCGCCGACGCGGCGAAGAACGCGCTGCTCGGGGTCGTCGACACCCTCGGCGAGGACGAGCGCGTGGGGCTGCGGACGTTCGGCGCCACGGTCGTCGGGCTGGACGATCCGGCGTCGTGCACCGACTCCCAGCTCACCGTCCCGATCGCCACCGACAACCGGCAGGCCCTGCGCGACGCCGCCAACGCCTACCTGCCCTACGGCGAGACCCCCATCGGCTTCGCCCTCCAGCAGGCCGGGACCGATCTGACCGCAGCCGGATCGGACGTCCAGCGCACCGTCCTGCTCATCTCTGACGGCGAGTCCAACTGCCAACCCGACCCCTGCGCCGTCGCCCGCGACCTCGCCGCCCAGGGCATCGACCTCACCATCCACGTCGTCGGGTTCGACGTCTCCGGCGCCGCGCGCGACGCCCTCGTCTGCATCGCGAACGCCGGCGGCGGGCAGTACTTCGACGTCACCGACACCACCGGCCTCACGTCCGTCTTCGAGAAGGTCTCCACCCGCGCCTTCCGCGACTTCGCGCTCGACGGCCAAGAGGTCGTCGGCACGGCGGACGCACCCGCCGCCCCCACGCTGACGCCCGGGACCCGGTACATCACGTACCTGCCCGCCCCGGGCTCGGCGCTCAACTACCAGATCGAGCGCACCATCCCCGGTTCCCGGCTGTGGGTCTCGCTCAACGCCACCGCGCAGATCTCGGCCCAGAGCCTCCTGGTCGAGATCTACCCGGACGCGACGGCGGAGGGGTCCCGGTGCGACCACGACCTCTCTTTCCCCTCCACGTGGGGCGGGAGCTGGAGCCTGACGACGATGAGTCTGAGCTCGACCTCGAGGGAGGAGTGCACGGCCGCCGGGACCCAGCTGCTGCGCGTCGAGAACTGGCTCGACTCGACGTCGGCCGACGGGGCACCGGCAGAGGTGCTCGTCATCGAGGAGCCGCCGGTGAGAAGCACGGACGCGCTGCCGCCTTTCCCCGCCGAGACGACCCCGTGGGTCGAGCCGGCCGCCGTCACGCCGCAGCCGGTCCTGGGGGGCACCACGCTCAGCGGGGCCACCCCGGTCGCCGCCGGTTCCTACCGGCTCGACCTGATGCCGGGCGAGACCGCCCTGTTCCGCGTCCCGCTGGACTGGGGCCAGAGCCTTCAGGCGCGCTCGAGCGCCGACGTCGGCACCTCCTTCACGCTGTTCTCGCCGACCCGCCTCGCGGTCACCGGTTCGCTCGTCGAGCCGCCGATCGCCGAGATCGACCCCGACCCCACGTCACCCCCACGGATCGCCGGCCTGCGCACCCCTCCGGTCACCTACCTCGCGCGCGAGAAGACCGGAACTGTCGAGGAGTCGATGCTGCTCGCCGGCGACTACACCCTCGCGGTCACGCGCGCCGTCTGCGGGGGCTGCGGCCAGGACCCCGGACCGGTCCCGGTCATCCTCGACGTTCTGGTCGACGGCGAGGTGAGCGGCGTTCCCGAGTACGTGGAGGCCGCGGTGACGTCGTCAGCGACGCCGTCGCCGTCCGTCTCCACCACCGCATCGGCAACGCCGCCGCCCCCGGGCGACTCTCCGACGTCGTCCGAAACGCCCGAGGCGAGCGAGGACGACGGCGGTCTCCCGGTCGCGGTCCCGGTCGCCGTCGGCGTCCTGGGCCTGGCGCTGCTGGGCGGCGGCACGTGGACGCTGGTGCGACGTCGCCGTTCCGGCGCCTGA